In one Pseudothermotoga sp. genomic region, the following are encoded:
- a CDS encoding phosphate acyltransferase, with product GALLLSRSLRRMMGALDPRTYGGAFILGVNGLVVKAHGSSDRTAIKNAISVALKGVEMNLVETIGGEIQRVRDSGVGR from the coding sequence GGCGCACTGTTACTTTCAAGATCCCTCCGCAGGATGATGGGCGCGCTCGATCCTAGAACCTACGGTGGAGCGTTCATACTGGGTGTGAACGGGCTCGTGGTGAAGGCACACGGCTCTTCAGACAGAACGGCGATAAAGAACGCCATCAGTGTCGCTTTGAAGGGTGTGGAGATGAACTTGGTCGAGACGATCGGGGGTGAAATACAACGTGTGCGGGATAGTGGGGTTGGTCGGTGA